From the Thermococcus sp. M39 genome, one window contains:
- a CDS encoding radical SAM protein, with the protein MIKIKFPHSYFEDLGESVRLIWRNTLYADFEKKLLARAIKKKYRVKPEITAQDGHLLINVDNPDVEKFITFFIQNNLGEFLRNRYTRRKIIYIHEGMSVPLLGYNAFGLIDRGTNLIQVRGSSGCNLSCIFCSVDEGPYSRTRKLDYVVDVDYLMKWFDEVARFKGKGLEAHLDGQGEPLIYPFIVELVQALKEHPNVDVVSMQSNGVLLNDKLVEELAEAGLDRMNLSVHSLDPEKAKMLMGMKDYDLNHVLEMAEALVNAGIDVLLAPVIIFGVNDNEAEAFIEFARKIGAGKRWPALGFQNYVPYKFGRNPAIAKLMPFKKFYDWLRELEKKTGMKPLVLRPEHFGMHRRKFIPLVFRTGEVVKAEIVLPGRIEGEMLGIARNRLIEVINTNAKVGDKIKVKIVRTRHGIYVATPVK; encoded by the coding sequence ATGATTAAAATTAAGTTTCCTCATTCATACTTTGAGGACTTAGGCGAGAGCGTTAGGTTAATCTGGAGAAACACCCTTTATGCAGATTTTGAAAAAAAGCTCCTTGCAAGAGCTATAAAAAAGAAATACAGAGTCAAACCAGAAATCACAGCTCAAGATGGCCATCTCCTCATTAACGTTGACAATCCAGATGTTGAAAAGTTCATCACATTTTTCATTCAGAATAATCTTGGAGAGTTCTTAAGGAACCGATACACAAGAAGGAAAATAATCTACATTCATGAAGGTATGAGTGTTCCCCTATTGGGCTACAACGCCTTTGGTCTAATTGATAGAGGTACGAACCTAATTCAAGTAAGAGGTTCGAGTGGATGCAATCTATCATGCATTTTCTGCTCGGTTGATGAGGGACCATATTCAAGGACTAGAAAACTTGACTATGTTGTTGATGTAGACTATTTAATGAAATGGTTCGATGAAGTTGCAAGATTTAAAGGCAAAGGGCTTGAGGCACACTTAGACGGGCAGGGTGAACCTTTGATTTATCCATTCATAGTTGAGCTTGTGCAGGCATTGAAAGAGCACCCAAATGTTGATGTCGTATCAATGCAGAGCAATGGTGTTCTTTTGAACGACAAGCTAGTTGAAGAACTCGCTGAGGCTGGATTGGATAGAATGAATCTTTCAGTACATTCTCTTGACCCAGAAAAGGCGAAGATGTTAATGGGAATGAAAGATTACGACCTAAATCATGTTTTAGAGATGGCAGAAGCTTTGGTAAATGCGGGGATTGATGTTCTTCTCGCCCCGGTAATTATCTTTGGAGTGAATGACAATGAGGCTGAGGCATTCATAGAGTTTGCAAGGAAGATCGGAGCTGGAAAGAGATGGCCTGCATTAGGTTTTCAGAACTACGTGCCATATAAATTCGGCAGAAATCCAGCAATAGCCAAACTCATGCCATTTAAGAAGTTCTATGACTGGTTAAGAGAGCTTGAGAAAAAGACTGGGATGAAGCCCCTCGTCTTAAGACCAGAGCACTTTGGAATGCATAGGAGGAAATTTATCCCATTAGTCTTTAGGACTGGAGAGGTAGTGAAAGCTGAGATTGTTCTGCCTGGAAGAATTGAAGGCGAGATGCTCGGGATTGCGAGGAATAGGCTAATTGAAGTAATCAACACCAATGCCAAGGTTGGAGATAAGATAAAGGTTAAGATTGTGAGGACAAGGCATGGGATTTATGTGGCAACTCCAGTTAAATAA
- a CDS encoding ACT domain-containing protein, translated as MWGKIEHYFDEYPVRKQIAKTLLKYGLKVSDDMKIKCGSIEVPYTKIAKALDVDRRVVKETVAMILKIPELREIYTNLEPTVHMKFVGRHVGYGVIEIEPEPRAIGILAKIAGKIAERGINIIQVVAEDPELYPEATLTIITEKPIPGDLINELSKLEGVKRISIY; from the coding sequence ATGTGGGGAAAGATTGAGCATTATTTTGATGAATATCCCGTTAGGAAGCAAATAGCAAAGACACTCTTAAAGTATGGACTTAAGGTTTCCGATGACATGAAAATAAAGTGCGGAAGCATTGAAGTGCCATATACAAAGATAGCAAAGGCTCTCGATGTTGATAGAAGAGTTGTCAAAGAGACCGTTGCAATGATCCTCAAAATACCAGAGCTCAGAGAGATTTACACCAACTTGGAACCAACAGTTCACATGAAATTCGTTGGCAGGCATGTGGGTTATGGTGTTATCGAAATCGAGCCGGAGCCTAGAGCTATTGGAATTCTGGCAAAGATTGCTGGAAAGATTGCGGAGAGAGGGATAAATATTATTCAAGTTGTAGCTGAAGATCCGGAGCTTTATCCGGAGGCTACCCTAACTATAATTACAGAGAAACCAATTCCCGGCGACTTGATCAATGAGCTTTCAAAACTCGAAGGCGTCAAGAGAATCTCAATTTATTAG
- the wecB gene encoding non-hydrolyzing UDP-N-acetylglucosamine 2-epimerase, translated as MKPAFVFGTRPEIIKLAPVIRAFEKRGVKPLLIHTGQHYDYEMSRIFLEELELDSIDYHLEVGSGTQAEQTGIAMIKIEKVLIKEKPDVTLVQGDTNTVLAGALASVKLKIPVAHVEAGLRSFDRTMPEEINRILADHASEVLFAPTEEAKKNLENEGIREGVYVVGNTIVDAVLQNSEIAERKSRILEKLGLKPKEYILITAHRAENTDSKENLGKLVDILEALPIKAVYPMHPRTRNRLKEFGLWERVNKIENLIVTQPLGYLDFLKLQKNAKIVMTDSGGVQEESIILNVPCLTLRYNTERPETVKAGGNILVGLEKDRALHYINRLLNDREFYEKMASAENPFGDGKAGERIVKILLELYERGELKVRSSRFI; from the coding sequence TTGAAGCCAGCATTTGTCTTCGGAACACGGCCTGAGATTATAAAGCTTGCCCCGGTTATTAGAGCATTTGAGAAAAGAGGAGTTAAGCCTCTCCTAATTCATACGGGACAGCATTACGACTACGAGATGAGCAGGATATTTTTGGAAGAGCTTGAGCTTGACAGCATCGACTATCATCTTGAAGTCGGCTCTGGAACCCAAGCAGAGCAGACAGGAATTGCCATGATTAAGATTGAGAAAGTTTTGATAAAAGAGAAGCCAGATGTCACACTCGTTCAAGGTGATACAAATACAGTTCTAGCTGGAGCTTTAGCTAGTGTTAAGCTCAAAATCCCTGTGGCTCATGTTGAAGCTGGACTGAGGAGCTTTGACAGAACAATGCCCGAAGAAATAAACAGAATTCTAGCTGATCATGCAAGTGAAGTCCTCTTTGCTCCAACAGAGGAAGCCAAGAAAAATTTGGAGAATGAAGGTATTAGAGAAGGCGTTTATGTTGTTGGGAACACAATAGTCGATGCAGTTTTGCAAAACTCAGAGATAGCTGAGCGGAAAAGCAGGATTCTTGAAAAACTTGGGCTAAAGCCAAAAGAGTATATCCTCATCACAGCTCACAGAGCAGAGAACACCGACAGCAAAGAAAATCTTGGAAAACTAGTTGACATCCTTGAAGCCCTTCCAATAAAAGCAGTTTATCCAATGCATCCGAGAACGAGAAACAGGCTTAAAGAGTTTGGGCTGTGGGAGAGGGTTAATAAAATCGAGAACCTCATTGTCACACAGCCTCTGGGATACCTTGACTTTTTAAAGCTACAGAAGAATGCTAAGATTGTAATGACTGATTCTGGCGGAGTGCAGGAGGAAAGCATAATTCTCAATGTTCCATGCTTAACTTTGCGCTACAATACTGAGAGGCCAGAGACAGTTAAAGCTGGCGGTAACATTTTGGTTGGTCTTGAGAAGGATAGAGCACTGCACTATATTAACAGACTTTTAAATGATAGGGAATTCTATGAAAAAATGGCATCTGCAGAGAATCCTTTCGGCGATGGAAAAGCAGGAGAAAGAATTGTGAAGATTTTGCTTGAGCTTTATGAAAGAGGAGAGCTGAAAGTTAGGAGTTCAAGGTTTATTTAA